The following DNA comes from Armatimonadota bacterium.
AAAGCTGAGAATCGGTTTTTTGAGGACTGTTTACAGTAGAGGCATACTGCTACAAGCGAGATATCAGTTATTTGCAGCGATTCTGCGCCTAAAATGAACGCAATATTCGTCTATCGCAATTGCCTCTGATACACACTATTTGACATGCAATATGGCGTCGAATATACTGGTAATCAAGAACAGGCGACTCCGAGCAAGGAGTGCGGCTGGGCCTATGCTGGCAGCAGGTTTATGCCCTGTGGGACTAAGTCCCATAGGGCTTTTTGCACAGTTGTGAAGGAACATGCAGTGGACAATGCGGCACGAAAATCCAACGTAGCCTTGCTCTCGGTTATTTCAAATTCAACCCTGGTCATAATGAAGCTCGCCATCGGTCTGGTGATCGGGTCGGTGTCTGTGATATCCGAAGCGATCCATTCGGGTGTGGATCTGCTCGCGGCTATAATCGCACTCTTTGCCGTTAGGACGTCCGGCCAGCCCGCCGATAGGGAGCATCCATTCGGCCACGGCAAGATAGAGAATATATCGGGCACAGTCGAGGCGCTGTTGATATTCCTTGCGGCGGGGTGGATTATCTGGGAGGCAGTGAACAAGCTCCTGCATCCTCATCCGCTGAAATCGTTGGGCTGGGGCGTTGGAGTAATGCTCATTTCGGCGCTGGCCAATTTGTTTGTATCGCATATGCTCTTTAAGGTGGGCAGGCAGACAGACTCCGTGGCTCTGCAGGCCGACGCCTGGCATCTGCGCACCGATGTATATACTTCAGCCGGAGTCATGACAGGCCTTGCGCTGATATGGCTTGCCGAGGCGGCTTTTCCCGGCGAACATTTTCACTGGATAGACCCGGTCGCCGCCATATTGGTAGCGATGCTGATAATCAGGGCGGCATATGAGCTTACAATCAAGTCCGGCCGTGACCTGCTGGATGTGAGTCTGCCGGATGATGAGGAGCAGTGGATACGCGATTACCTCGCCAAGGTCGATTCGGTAAAGGGTTTTCACTGCCTGTGCACCCGCAAGGCAGGCTCCGAAAGGTTCATTGAGTTCCATCTGCT
Coding sequences within:
- a CDS encoding cation diffusion facilitator family transporter: MDNAARKSNVALLSVISNSTLVIMKLAIGLVIGSVSVISEAIHSGVDLLAAIIALFAVRTSGQPADREHPFGHGKIENISGTVEALLIFLAAGWIIWEAVNKLLHPHPLKSLGWGVGVMLISALANLFVSHMLFKVGRQTDSVALQADAWHLRTDVYTSAGVMTGLALIWLAEAAFPGEHFHWIDPVAAILVAMLIIRAAYELTIKSGRDLLDVSLPDDEEQWIRDYLAKVDSVKGFHCLCTRKAGSERFIEFHLLVDPNMSVQESHRITDEVTQGIREQYEGSAVTIHIEPCDGKCGSDCSQSRECSGRISKD